A genomic segment from Wolbachia endosymbiont of Ctenocephalides felis wCfeF encodes:
- a CDS encoding DNA mismatch repair protein MutS gives MNFVREKNTPVMEQYLNLKAQYKDHLLFYRLGDFYELFFDDAVKAAKLLNIVLTKRGNSCGQDIPMCGVPAHSSESYLHKLINLGFKVAICDQLETADEAKRRGHKSIVKRDVVRIVTPGTIIEDSLLEDKSNNYLASIVEQNGEYAIGWLELSTGKFFHTLTNLKALDSDLLRISPKELLISEKLTEDEKIRSILKNYKISITQHAQSFFEYNKSHRTLCEFYKIRELGVIGNFSKVEIIACGALLEYVRVTQRGSIPRLELPKPYRQQSFMLIDASARRNLELFSTQFGEKKGSLISVIDHTVTASGGRLLKQMLASPLACPKAINLRLSTAQFFVNSYEARKKIREILSNIPDIERSLSRLMLGRGSPKDMNLLKIGLGKTLELSEFLSTLHSYHLSEKSAVDLQMSFQCLTVESKGKEPMSTAQIASSDESELSTIHKSFGNHKELFELLNDAVLDNNLSSAKEGGFINPKYNQELSELSYVLNNSNKLITKLRESYRDLTGIAALKILHNNILGYYIEVSANHKLTSDIFIHRQSLANSMRYTTNELKELENKILTARDAVISLEMKIFSELCGKIAKESEKIALAANALAKLDIRTAFAELAMQNNYVKPIIDDSKEFNICSGRHPVVEVNDKFIANNINLAGIHLITGPNMAGKSTFLRQNALIAILAHMGSFVPADSAHIGVIDKIFSRVGATDNITAGYSTFMVEMIETATIVNQATDRSLVILDEIGRGTGVYDGLSIAQAVIEHIHNVNKCRAIFATHYHELTKVSKYLKNVKCFCVKIKEWNGEVIFLHEVVEGVADESYGIHVAKLAGFPDSVLDRASEVFEELKA, from the coding sequence ATGAACTTCGTAAGAGAAAAAAACACTCCTGTGATGGAGCAATATTTAAACCTGAAGGCTCAATATAAGGATCATCTGTTGTTCTATAGACTGGGAGATTTTTATGAATTGTTTTTCGATGATGCCGTTAAAGCTGCAAAGCTGCTGAATATAGTGCTTACTAAGAGAGGTAATTCATGCGGGCAAGACATACCAATGTGTGGAGTGCCAGCACACAGTAGTGAATCTTACCTGCACAAGCTCATAAATTTAGGATTCAAAGTAGCAATCTGCGATCAGTTAGAAACTGCCGATGAAGCAAAAAGAAGGGGCCATAAATCTATAGTAAAACGTGACGTAGTGCGAATTGTCACTCCAGGCACAATTATCGAAGATTCGCTGCTGGAGGATAAAAGTAATAACTACCTTGCATCCATAGTTGAACAAAATGGAGAGTATGCTATTGGCTGGCTTGAGCTATCAACGGGAAAATTTTTTCACACTTTAACGAATTTGAAAGCCCTAGATAGTGATTTATTGCGTATATCACCAAAAGAATTATTAATTTCCGAGAAGCTCACTGAGGATGAAAAAATCAGGTCAATTTTAAAAAATTATAAAATATCAATTACGCAGCATGCCCAGAGTTTTTTTGAGTATAACAAATCTCACAGAACGCTGTGCGAATTTTACAAAATCAGAGAGCTTGGAGTTATAGGGAACTTCAGCAAAGTGGAGATTATAGCATGCGGTGCGCTGCTTGAATATGTCAGAGTAACGCAAAGAGGCTCCATTCCAAGGCTTGAGCTGCCAAAGCCCTACAGGCAACAAAGTTTCATGCTTATCGATGCTTCAGCAAGGAGAAATCTTGAGTTGTTTTCAACTCAATTTGGTGAAAAGAAGGGTTCACTGATTTCAGTTATTGACCACACAGTTACAGCTTCTGGTGGACGCCTGCTCAAACAAATGCTTGCATCACCACTTGCTTGTCCTAAGGCGATTAATTTAAGGCTCAGCACCGCTCAATTTTTTGTAAACAGCTATGAAGCACGCAAAAAAATACGGGAGATATTATCTAACATTCCAGATATTGAAAGGTCACTATCACGTTTAATGTTAGGGCGTGGCTCACCAAAGGACATGAACTTACTAAAAATAGGCCTTGGGAAAACGTTAGAGTTGTCCGAGTTTCTGTCCACCTTACATAGTTATCACTTAAGTGAAAAATCAGCAGTTGACCTTCAGATGTCATTCCAGTGCTTGACAGTAGAATCAAAGGGAAAAGAACCAATGTCTACTGCTCAGATAGCAAGCAGTGACGAGAGTGAACTTAGCACAATACACAAAAGCTTTGGCAATCACAAAGAACTGTTTGAGCTTCTAAACGACGCTGTGCTTGACAATAACCTAAGTTCCGCAAAAGAAGGAGGATTTATCAACCCAAAGTATAACCAAGAATTATCAGAGTTATCCTATGTGCTGAATAATAGCAACAAATTGATAACCAAGCTCCGAGAATCTTATCGCGATCTAACTGGCATTGCCGCGCTGAAAATATTGCACAACAACATCCTTGGTTATTACATTGAAGTGTCAGCAAATCATAAATTAACCTCGGACATATTTATTCACAGGCAAAGTTTAGCAAATAGCATGCGCTACACTACTAATGAATTGAAAGAACTGGAGAATAAGATTCTCACGGCACGTGATGCTGTAATCAGCTTGGAAATGAAAATTTTCAGTGAACTATGTGGTAAAATCGCCAAAGAATCTGAGAAGATTGCTCTTGCTGCAAATGCCTTGGCAAAGCTTGATATCCGAACTGCGTTTGCAGAGCTTGCAATGCAAAACAATTACGTAAAACCCATCATTGACGATAGTAAAGAATTCAATATCTGCAGCGGAAGACACCCAGTGGTTGAAGTTAATGACAAATTCATCGCAAATAACATCAACTTAGCTGGTATACATCTAATCACTGGGCCTAATATGGCCGGAAAAAGCACTTTTCTAAGGCAAAACGCTCTCATCGCAATTTTAGCTCATATGGGGTCATTTGTGCCAGCAGATAGTGCACATATTGGTGTGATTGACAAGATATTCAGCAGGGTTGGTGCAACAGATAATATAACAGCTGGTTATTCTACCTTCATGGTAGAGATGATTGAAACAGCAACCATAGTCAATCAGGCAACAGATCGTTCCTTGGTGATACTTGATGAGATTGGCAGAGGCACAGGGGTATATGACGGCTTATCTATTGCTCAGGCAGTGATTGAACATATCCACAATGTAAACAAGTGCCGCGCCATTTTTGCAACTCATTATCATGAACTAACTAAAGTAAGCAAGTACTTGAAGAACGTGAAATGTTTTTGTGTGAAAATAAAAGAATGGAACGGAGAGGTAATCTTTCTCCATGAAGTTGTTGAGGGTGTTGCAGATGAGTCATATGGCATACATGTAGCAAAACTCGCCGGCTTTCCTGATTCTGTACTGGACAGAGCAAGCGAAGTATTTGAGGAACTGAAGGCTTGA
- a CDS encoding Ribonuclease D gives MLISTTSDLGDICEELTAKKPKFIAVDTEFLRNNLTYYPKLSLIQISYGSKSFVVDALVPEIDLSLIKKIMLNREIIKVFHSCRQDIESLFTVFKCIPTPIFDTQVAAMFCHYYHDFIGYSKVVEQYQGVVLDKIKAKNSDWLKRPLSEDQLDYAISDVVHLYDLHQILRNKLEEKSRIGWFQEEMEAVVDINKYLRSPKDAWRRIKFNYEANPRLILTVKAVSEWQETLAQRYNVNRNKVINNAVIAGFIEKNVERVDEILEDLRKNTKNIKEEDLLEFIDIFNENEKDFMQQDYTPSSSYDRSVLDILSIVLESECKENGISRKLVSSKDELAGSISGQTDKLFKGWRYDFFGRSIESFLNAGSRFEISLVKSTNNTTKIRSNLVRANCKLKSTAEV, from the coding sequence ATGCTAATTAGTACAACGTCGGATCTGGGAGACATATGTGAGGAGTTGACAGCAAAAAAGCCAAAATTTATAGCAGTTGACACAGAGTTTCTTAGAAACAATTTAACCTATTATCCAAAATTGTCGTTAATTCAAATTTCTTACGGAAGTAAGAGTTTTGTTGTAGATGCACTAGTGCCAGAAATTGATTTATCACTTATTAAGAAAATAATGCTAAATCGCGAGATAATTAAGGTGTTTCATAGCTGCCGGCAGGACATAGAATCTTTATTCACCGTATTCAAATGTATTCCCACCCCCATTTTTGATACCCAAGTTGCTGCTATGTTTTGTCATTATTATCACGACTTCATTGGTTACTCAAAAGTGGTGGAGCAATATCAAGGGGTGGTATTAGATAAAATTAAAGCTAAAAATTCAGACTGGTTAAAGCGTCCACTTTCTGAGGACCAATTAGACTATGCAATAAGCGATGTGGTGCATCTATATGACCTACACCAGATATTGCGCAATAAACTTGAAGAAAAGAGTAGAATAGGCTGGTTTCAGGAGGAGATGGAAGCAGTGGTTGATATAAACAAGTATTTGCGTAGTCCAAAAGACGCATGGAGAAGGATTAAATTTAATTACGAAGCAAATCCAAGATTGATATTAACTGTTAAAGCGGTTAGTGAGTGGCAAGAGACCTTAGCACAGCGCTATAATGTGAATCGTAATAAAGTAATTAATAATGCTGTAATAGCTGGCTTTATTGAAAAAAACGTGGAGCGTGTTGACGAGATTTTAGAAGATCTCAGAAAGAACACGAAAAATATAAAAGAGGAAGATCTATTAGAATTTATAGATATTTTCAATGAGAATGAGAAAGACTTTATGCAGCAAGATTATACTCCGTCAAGCAGTTATGATAGATCTGTGCTTGATATACTCTCGATTGTTCTAGAGAGCGAATGTAAGGAAAACGGCATATCAAGAAAATTGGTTTCGTCAAAAGATGAATTGGCTGGGTCAATATCTGGGCAGACAGATAAGCTATTTAAAGGGTGGAGGTATGACTTTTTTGGCAGGTCAATTGAGTCATTTTTAAACGCAGGCTCAAGGTTTGAAATTTCATTAGTGAAATCCACAAATAATACAACCAAGATTCGAAGTAATTTGGTAAGGGCAAATTGTAAGTTGAAATCAACTGCTGAGGTTTAA
- a CDS encoding putative phospholipid ABC transporter permease protein MlaE: MNFFNINGIRVIGRCFINLLLRLGSAFIFFIQSLYHCFTPPYYLSNVARQIIEIGFLSLPIVGLTGVFIGAVIVLQSSLSGPLISQEQVIPKLVTITIIKELGPVLISLIMVGKVGSSIAAEIGTMRITEQIDALTTLNINPFKYLIAPRILASVIVFPILTVCADLIGIFGGYITAVFEFNHNVNIYVKYTAQFFNMDDFITGLIKATAFGVIISVSSCYYGYHCREGARGVGIATTSTVVLSSILIILATYMITLIHA, encoded by the coding sequence GTGAACTTTTTTAATATAAATGGCATTAGAGTAATCGGTAGGTGCTTTATCAACCTCTTGTTGAGGCTTGGTAGCGCATTCATATTTTTTATTCAATCTCTATATCACTGCTTTACACCGCCATACTATTTAAGCAACGTAGCAAGACAAATTATAGAGATAGGCTTTCTTTCCTTGCCAATTGTTGGACTTACAGGGGTTTTTATAGGAGCAGTGATAGTCCTGCAAAGCAGCTTGAGTGGTCCATTGATTAGTCAAGAGCAGGTAATACCCAAGCTTGTCACGATCACCATCATTAAAGAGTTAGGGCCAGTTTTAATCAGCTTAATAATGGTAGGAAAAGTTGGATCATCAATTGCGGCAGAAATTGGCACTATGCGCATCACCGAACAAATAGATGCACTTACAACCTTGAACATCAACCCTTTCAAATACTTAATTGCACCAAGGATTTTAGCGTCAGTTATAGTATTCCCTATACTTACAGTATGTGCAGACCTAATAGGAATATTTGGGGGATATATCACTGCAGTTTTTGAATTTAACCACAATGTGAATATATACGTAAAATATACAGCTCAATTCTTCAATATGGACGATTTTATCACTGGACTAATAAAGGCAACTGCTTTTGGCGTCATAATTTCCGTCTCAAGCTGCTATTACGGTTACCACTGCAGAGAGGGTGCTCGAGGAGTCGGCATTGCTACAACATCAACTGTTGTTTTATCATCCATACTGATTATTCTAGCAACCTACATGATTACTTTGATACATGCATAG
- a CDS encoding Cytochrome c-type biogenesis protein CcmE, translating into MKKKHKRLFIASGVFFFLNCIVFLILTTLKENISFFYTVSEAVVLPNNQKPIRIGGMVVEDSVIRNESEVVFQMTDFNKSVVVKYQGILPPMFSEKSGVVVQGKMLGSGAFLADTVFAKHDENYMPRRQVIK; encoded by the coding sequence ATGAAGAAAAAACATAAGCGGTTATTTATAGCTTCAGGAGTTTTCTTCTTTTTAAATTGTATAGTTTTTCTCATCCTAACAACACTCAAAGAAAACATCTCATTTTTTTATACAGTGAGTGAAGCGGTAGTTTTACCAAACAATCAAAAGCCAATCCGTATCGGTGGAATGGTTGTTGAGGATAGTGTGATACGCAACGAAAGTGAAGTGGTTTTTCAAATGACAGATTTTAACAAGAGCGTTGTGGTAAAATATCAGGGAATACTTCCACCAATGTTTTCAGAAAAAAGTGGTGTTGTTGTACAAGGTAAAATGCTCGGCAGTGGCGCCTTTTTGGCAGACACAGTGTTTGCAAAACATGATGAAAATTATATGCCTCGAAGGCAAGTAATAAAATAG
- a CDS encoding putative ribonucleotide transport ATP-binding protein mkl — protein sequence MHSPIISISNLSLSFDDKTILNNISFDIFKGESLVILGGSGSGKSVLTKTIIGLLTPDSGSIKINSKSKNKFGVLFQNSALFDYVTVWENISFNYTKRFNINKKEAKQLAIEKLSDVGLEKNIADMFPIELSGGMKKRVALARAIAHNPEIIVLDEPTSGLDPIMSDTVNEIIMKLSKDLNSTIITITHDIHSAFKIADKIAVLYEGSIISHGTVQEIKNTKNEYVRKFIRYVRTK from the coding sequence ATGCATAGTCCTATAATATCAATATCGAACTTAAGCCTATCTTTTGATGATAAAACGATATTAAACAACATAAGTTTTGATATATTCAAAGGAGAATCACTAGTCATACTCGGTGGTTCAGGAAGTGGCAAATCTGTATTAACAAAAACAATCATTGGCTTGCTGACACCAGACTCAGGGTCCATTAAAATAAATAGCAAAAGCAAAAATAAATTTGGAGTTTTATTCCAGAATTCCGCCTTATTTGACTATGTTACAGTCTGGGAAAACATATCTTTTAATTACACAAAGCGCTTCAATATCAACAAAAAGGAGGCAAAGCAACTCGCAATTGAAAAGTTAAGTGATGTCGGGCTGGAGAAAAACATAGCAGATATGTTTCCGATAGAGCTATCAGGTGGAATGAAAAAAAGGGTAGCGCTTGCAAGAGCAATTGCACACAACCCAGAAATTATTGTATTGGACGAGCCAACCTCAGGACTAGACCCAATTATGTCAGATACAGTAAACGAGATAATAATGAAGCTGTCTAAAGACCTTAATTCTACGATTATCACAATTACACATGATATTCATAGTGCATTTAAAATAGCTGATAAAATAGCAGTATTATATGAGGGAAGCATCATTTCCCATGGAACTGTTCAAGAAATAAAAAATACTAAAAATGAATATGTAAGAAAATTTATTCGCTACGTACGTACGAAATAA
- a CDS encoding Dephospho-CoA kinase: MIIGLAGGIGVGKSFVANCFKEFGAALFDADSVVHQLYKVDKNIMSYAKENFPGAVVNGEIDKEVLSEYFLVHDENWMQFQSLVHSAVRNELEIFIAQEKKTDRKLLVLDIPLLLETRFRLYCDFIIFVHADSAVQAQRLNERNIDKEKLDRISNIQLPIAEKRLMSDFTIDNSASKEHVLSQIKDIVDSLNLSS; encoded by the coding sequence ATGATTATAGGTTTAGCAGGTGGAATTGGAGTAGGAAAGAGCTTTGTAGCCAATTGTTTTAAAGAGTTTGGTGCTGCTTTGTTTGACGCTGATTCTGTTGTACATCAGCTTTATAAAGTAGATAAGAACATAATGAGTTACGCAAAAGAAAATTTTCCCGGAGCAGTAGTAAATGGTGAAATAGACAAGGAGGTATTGTCTGAATATTTCTTAGTCCATGATGAAAATTGGATGCAATTTCAATCTTTAGTTCACTCTGCTGTGCGAAATGAGCTAGAAATTTTCATTGCTCAGGAAAAAAAGACCGATAGAAAACTTCTAGTTCTAGACATTCCACTCTTGCTGGAAACGAGATTTCGTTTATATTGCGACTTTATCATTTTCGTCCATGCAGATAGTGCTGTGCAAGCTCAAAGACTCAATGAACGTAATATAGATAAAGAAAAGCTGGATCGAATTTCCAATATCCAGCTACCCATTGCAGAAAAAAGGCTGATGAGTGACTTTACCATCGACAACAGTGCAAGTAAAGAACACGTCCTTTCTCAAATAAAAGATATAGTAGATTCGTTAAACCTCAGCAGTTGA